One window of Desulfarculus baarsii DSM 2075 genomic DNA carries:
- a CDS encoding GNAT family N-acetyltransferase yields the protein MTPIIRPLAGQDDFAACAALEQEIWGLDELNAVSPITLHALGLRRPRLGLTLGAFDQGRMVGLCVMLGSLEPGVAYGHMLGVLPGWRDQGLGRRLIERAQADLRAMGVGVVYITFEPLEARNAHLYLNVWGGRAVAYDRDHFPQTAKMHQGLPVDRFIARFDLNAPPPVAPPLADAAPPLVEIPADLQALKAGDPAAALAWRMNTRPVFERYLNDGGLAAVGLRVEAGDGRRRCFIVLERA from the coding sequence ATGACGCCGATCATCCGCCCGCTGGCCGGCCAGGACGATTTCGCCGCCTGCGCCGCCCTGGAACAAGAAATCTGGGGCCTGGACGAACTGAACGCCGTCTCGCCGATCACCCTGCACGCCCTGGGCCTGCGGCGGCCCCGCCTGGGCCTGACCCTGGGGGCCTTCGACCAAGGGCGCATGGTCGGCCTGTGCGTGATGCTGGGCAGCTTGGAACCGGGCGTGGCCTATGGCCACATGCTGGGCGTGTTGCCCGGCTGGCGCGACCAGGGTCTGGGCCGGCGGCTGATCGAGCGGGCCCAGGCCGATTTGCGCGCCATGGGCGTGGGGGTGGTCTACATCACCTTCGAGCCGCTGGAGGCGCGCAACGCCCATTTATACCTGAATGTCTGGGGCGGCCGCGCCGTGGCCTACGACCGCGACCACTTTCCCCAGACCGCCAAAATGCACCAGGGCCTGCCCGTGGATCGCTTCATCGCCCGTTTTGATCTGAACGCGCCGCCGCCGGTCGCGCCGCCCCTGGCCGACGCCGCGCCGCCGCTGGTGGAGATCCCCGCCGACCTGCAAGCGCTCAAGGCCGGTGATCCGGCCGCCGCCCTGGCCTGGCGCATGAACACCCGCCCGGTTTTCGAGCGCTATCTGAACGACGGCGGCCTGGCGGCGGTGGGCCTGCGCGTGGAGGCCGGCGACGGCCGGCGGCGCTGCTTCATCGTGCTGGAGCGGGCATGA
- a CDS encoding MBL fold metallo-hydrolase, translated as MFGIKARQICPGVFMVGGPEFSDPRDCLCYLAVGEKSRVLIDCGCGPSAGRIVSLAQRAAGAPPSHLLLTHAHIDHAGGAAQVKALCGCQVLIHRLEADVLAQGDGARSAADWYNMHLPPLTADVLLEGGEELDLGGGMILRIVHAPGHTPGSVCAWLESGGQRVLFGQDLHGPFSREFGSDLGQYAASMDALLELRADILCEGHYGVFGPAQSAAAFMRQQLAANLPRRR; from the coding sequence ATGTTCGGCATCAAGGCTCGACAGATTTGCCCAGGCGTGTTCATGGTCGGTGGCCCCGAGTTCAGCGACCCGCGGGATTGCTTATGCTATCTGGCGGTGGGCGAAAAGTCCCGGGTGCTCATCGACTGCGGCTGCGGCCCCAGCGCCGGGCGCATCGTCTCCCTGGCCCAGCGGGCGGCCGGCGCGCCGCCCAGCCATCTTTTGCTGACCCACGCCCACATCGATCACGCCGGCGGCGCGGCCCAGGTCAAGGCCCTGTGCGGCTGCCAGGTGCTGATCCACCGCCTGGAGGCCGACGTGCTGGCCCAGGGCGACGGCGCGCGCAGCGCCGCCGACTGGTACAACATGCACCTGCCGCCGCTGACGGCCGACGTGCTGCTGGAGGGCGGCGAGGAACTGGACCTGGGCGGCGGGATGATTTTGCGCATCGTCCACGCGCCGGGTCACACGCCGGGCTCGGTCTGCGCCTGGCTGGAGAGCGGCGGCCAGCGGGTGCTCTTTGGCCAGGATCTGCACGGGCCATTTTCGCGGGAGTTCGGCTCGGACCTGGGGCAATACGCCGCCAGCATGGATGCGCTGTTGGAACTGCGGGCCGATATCCTCTGCGAGGGACATTACGGCGTCTTCGGCCCGGCCCAGTCGGCGGCGGCGTTCATGCGCCAGCAGTTGGCCGCCAACCTCCCCCGCCGGCGCTAG
- a CDS encoding DEAD/DEAH box helicase — translation MDAPGFDQLGLSPLLTAAVTEQGFTSPTPIQTAMIPLMLEGRDVIGQAQTGTGKTAAFGLPLLHNISPGVGQAQALVLAPTRELAIQVAEALQGYGRKMGARVMAVYGGAPYGLQISRLRKGVDVVVGTPGRVLDLIGQKALRLDMVETVVIDEADEMLSMGFIADIQAILEATPSQRQTALFSATLPPAIRQMSQSYMVEPQSVSVSPRQLTVEAVEQRYYLLDERDKLAALCRLLEVEPVASALIFCRTKAGTGQLADELSARGFAAEAINGDLSQEARIRVLGRFRNNQLKLLVATDVAARGLDIDDISHVINFDPPQDPEVYVHRIGRTGRAGRDGVAISLLSPKDRWLLARIEAYAKARLSHCTLPTPEEIMAHREGRLLERMVALLDDGGFAREKGLAAKLEAQGHDLADIAAAALKLARGQEKTRTIDPVAEYSLTRPPRGRQPYPARDQRRGDSRRFDDRRQDDHRRVGETTAQPESGMVRLCLGMGRADGINAGHVLGSLSHHAEIPGRCIGKIRIQDTRTLVDVSEQVVGRVLAKAAGYRIGRTPISVELA, via the coding sequence ATGGACGCCCCTGGATTCGACCAGTTGGGTCTGAGCCCCCTTTTGACCGCCGCCGTGACCGAGCAGGGCTTCACCAGCCCCACGCCGATCCAGACGGCGATGATCCCCCTCATGCTGGAAGGCCGCGACGTCATCGGCCAGGCCCAGACCGGCACCGGCAAGACCGCCGCCTTTGGCCTGCCGCTTCTGCACAACATCAGCCCCGGCGTGGGTCAGGCCCAGGCCCTGGTGCTGGCCCCCACCCGCGAGCTGGCCATCCAGGTGGCCGAGGCCTTGCAGGGCTATGGCCGCAAGATGGGCGCGCGGGTGATGGCCGTCTATGGCGGCGCGCCCTATGGCCTGCAAATCAGCCGCCTGCGCAAGGGCGTGGACGTGGTGGTGGGCACGCCCGGCCGCGTGCTGGACCTGATCGGCCAAAAGGCTCTGCGCCTGGACATGGTCGAGACGGTGGTCATCGACGAGGCCGACGAGATGCTCAGCATGGGCTTCATCGCCGACATCCAGGCCATCCTGGAGGCCACGCCGTCCCAGCGCCAGACGGCCTTGTTTTCGGCGACGTTGCCGCCGGCCATTCGCCAAATGTCCCAAAGTTACATGGTCGAGCCCCAGAGCGTCAGCGTCAGCCCGCGCCAGCTCACCGTCGAGGCCGTCGAGCAACGCTATTATCTGCTCGATGAGCGCGACAAGCTGGCCGCCCTCTGCCGTCTGCTGGAGGTCGAACCCGTCGCCAGCGCCCTGATTTTCTGCCGCACCAAGGCCGGCACGGGCCAGTTGGCCGACGAGCTTTCGGCGCGGGGTTTCGCGGCCGAGGCCATCAACGGCGACCTGAGCCAGGAGGCGCGCATCCGCGTGCTGGGCCGCTTCCGCAACAATCAGCTCAAGCTGCTGGTGGCCACCGACGTGGCCGCCCGGGGCCTGGACATCGACGACATCAGCCACGTCATCAACTTCGATCCGCCCCAAGACCCCGAGGTCTACGTCCACCGCATCGGCCGCACCGGCCGGGCCGGGCGCGACGGCGTGGCCATCTCTTTGCTTTCGCCCAAGGACCGCTGGCTGCTGGCGCGCATCGAGGCCTACGCCAAGGCCCGCCTGAGCCATTGCACCCTGCCCACGCCCGAAGAGATCATGGCCCACCGCGAGGGTCGGCTCTTGGAGCGCATGGTCGCCCTGCTCGACGACGGCGGGTTCGCCCGCGAAAAAGGCCTGGCCGCCAAGCTGGAGGCCCAGGGCCACGACCTGGCCGACATCGCCGCCGCCGCCCTCAAGCTGGCCCGCGGCCAAGAAAAAACCAGAACCATCGACCCGGTGGCCGAGTACTCGTTGACCCGTCCGCCCAGGGGCCGCCAACCCTACCCGGCCCGCGATCAGCGCCGTGGCGATTCACGCCGCTTCGATGACCGCCGCCAGGACGACCACCGCCGGGTCGGCGAGACGACCGCCCAGCCCGAGAGCGGCATGGTGCGCCTGTGCCTGGGCATGGGCCGGGCCGATGGCATCAACGCCGGCCATGTGCTGGGCTCGTTGTCCCACCACGCCGAGATTCCCGGCCGCTGCATCGGCAAGATCCGCATCCAGGACACGCGGACGCTGGTGGATGTCTCCGAGCAGGTGGTGGGCCGCGTGCTGGCCAAGGCCGCTGGTTATCGCATCGGACGCACGCCGATCAGCGTCGAACTGGCTTAG
- a CDS encoding beta/alpha barrel domain-containing protein produces the protein MLEDQTLRDGLQILPRALPLARRLELLRGLADAGFQSVQIGSMARPDKMPQMIGAERLARLAAGARPGLTLSALVFNRQGLERALACGLGKVALSASLSEPHSRANLGLDVAGGLARLGELTALARQAGLRARVGLQCAFGGPGLAAPPRELIARTFAWLADLGAQEFFLADTAGLARPNQLRRMIAELGRNLPLEALGLHLHGRPEALRANLLAGWRAGVGRFDVTLGGLGGCPFLPGRAPGNLPAELAIAALQAAGAPPAIDPRAVENLGRRLRAMLDENIPPVYSAMAS, from the coding sequence GTGCTGGAGGACCAAACCCTGCGCGACGGCTTGCAGATCCTGCCCCGGGCCCTGCCCCTGGCCCGGCGGCTGGAGCTGCTGCGCGGCCTGGCCGACGCCGGGTTCCAGAGCGTGCAGATCGGTTCGATGGCCCGGCCCGACAAGATGCCCCAGATGATCGGCGCCGAACGCCTGGCCCGCCTGGCCGCCGGCGCGCGGCCGGGGTTGACGCTTTCGGCGCTGGTCTTCAACCGCCAGGGCCTGGAGCGGGCCCTGGCCTGCGGTCTGGGCAAGGTGGCCCTTTCGGCCTCGTTGTCCGAGCCCCACAGCCGGGCCAACCTGGGCCTGGATGTGGCCGGGGGTCTGGCCCGCCTGGGCGAACTGACCGCCCTGGCCCGCCAGGCCGGCCTGCGGGCGCGGGTGGGCCTGCAATGCGCCTTTGGCGGGCCGGGCCTGGCCGCGCCGCCCCGCGAGCTGATCGCGCGGACCTTTGCCTGGCTGGCCGATCTTGGCGCGCAAGAGTTTTTTTTGGCCGACACCGCCGGCCTGGCCCGGCCAAACCAGTTGCGGCGGATGATCGCCGAGTTGGGCCGAAATTTGCCGCTGGAGGCCCTGGGCCTGCATCTGCACGGCCGGCCCGAGGCCTTGCGCGCCAATCTGCTGGCCGGCTGGCGGGCCGGGGTCGGCCGCTTCGACGTGACCCTGGGCGGCCTGGGCGGCTGCCCTTTTCTGCCGGGTCGCGCGCCGGGCAACCTGCCGGCCGAACTGGCCATCGCGGCGTTGCAAGCCGCCGGCGCGCCACCGGCCATCGACCCGCGCGCCGTGGAAAATCTGGGCCGGCGACTGCGCGCCATGTTGGATGAAAATATCCCGCCTGTTTATTCGGCAATGGCCTCTTGA
- a CDS encoding nitrogenase component 1 translates to MTREITSPDYVSTTNACKLCMPLGACLAFKGVEGAAPFLHGSQGCATYMRRYLISHFREPVDIASSSLGENQAIFGGGPNLKKGLVNVINKYGAKVVGIATTCLTETIGDDVPGLVREFLAEAKVETPDGQMPALITVPTPAYGGSHVDGFHAAVLAMVSQLAQPTPAHGGVNLLPGFVSPADLRRLATVTRAYGLRAALAPDYSRTLDAPAMATYEALPAGGVSLNQLRAMGGAKATIELGHCLPGRSAGSWLEMYLNVPLRSLGLPMGVRACDALHQALRELSGRDTPEEIELERGRLIDAMIDGHKYLSGKTAVIYGDEDMVVGVAGWLAELGVRPALCATGGKSGRFPAAIAEVTEGLVRQPARAVDGVDFQQIGEMARQIGPDILVGNSKGYRLARELGVPLVRVGFPIHDRFGGQRLLCLDYQGSQELLDRIINAILAHDQDRHHWGYGYL, encoded by the coding sequence ATGACCAGAGAAATCACATCGCCCGATTACGTCTCGACCACCAACGCCTGCAAGCTGTGCATGCCCCTGGGCGCCTGCCTGGCCTTCAAGGGCGTGGAGGGCGCGGCGCCCTTTCTGCACGGCAGCCAGGGCTGCGCCACCTACATGCGGCGCTATCTGATCAGCCATTTCCGCGAGCCGGTGGACATCGCCAGCTCCAGCCTGGGCGAAAACCAGGCCATCTTCGGCGGCGGGCCCAACCTCAAGAAGGGCCTGGTCAACGTCATCAACAAGTATGGGGCCAAGGTGGTGGGCATCGCCACCACCTGCCTGACCGAGACCATCGGCGACGACGTGCCCGGCCTGGTGCGCGAGTTTCTGGCCGAGGCCAAGGTCGAGACCCCCGACGGCCAGATGCCGGCCCTGATCACCGTGCCCACGCCGGCCTACGGCGGCAGCCACGTGGACGGCTTTCACGCGGCGGTGCTGGCCATGGTCAGTCAGTTGGCCCAGCCCACGCCGGCCCATGGCGGCGTGAACCTGCTGCCCGGCTTTGTCAGCCCGGCCGACCTGCGCCGCCTGGCGACGGTGACCCGCGCCTATGGCCTGCGCGCGGCCCTGGCCCCGGACTATTCGCGCACCCTCGACGCCCCGGCCATGGCCACCTACGAGGCGCTGCCCGCCGGCGGCGTCTCGCTCAATCAACTGCGGGCCATGGGCGGGGCCAAGGCCACCATCGAGTTGGGCCATTGCCTGCCCGGCCGCAGCGCCGGATCGTGGCTGGAGATGTACCTCAACGTGCCGCTGCGCTCGCTGGGCCTGCCCATGGGCGTGCGGGCCTGCGACGCGCTGCACCAGGCCCTGCGCGAGCTTTCCGGCCGCGACACGCCCGAGGAAATCGAGTTGGAGCGCGGCCGGCTCATCGACGCCATGATCGACGGCCACAAGTATCTTTCGGGCAAGACGGCGGTGATCTACGGCGACGAGGACATGGTGGTGGGCGTTGCCGGCTGGCTGGCCGAACTGGGCGTGCGGCCGGCCTTGTGCGCCACCGGCGGCAAGAGCGGTCGTTTTCCGGCGGCCATCGCCGAGGTCACCGAGGGGCTGGTCCGCCAGCCCGCGCGGGCCGTCGATGGCGTGGATTTCCAGCAGATCGGCGAGATGGCCCGCCAGATCGGCCCGGATATCCTGGTGGGCAACTCCAAGGGCTATCGCCTGGCCCGCGAGCTGGGCGTTCCCCTGGTGCGGGTGGGCTTTCCCATCCACGACCGCTTTGGCGGCCAGCGCCTGCTCTGCCTGGACTACCAGGGCTCGCAGGAGCTGTTGGATCGCATCATCAACGCCATCCTGGCCCACGACCAGGACCGCCACCACTGGGGCTACGGCTATCTATAA
- the nifE gene encoding nitrogenase iron-molybdenum cofactor biosynthesis protein NifE has protein sequence MAKVVFEERSDQIFEKGEDRPFRISCDKQSLAGAVSQRACVFCGSRVVLYPIADALHLIHGPVGCAAYTWDIRGALSSGPMLHRHSFSTDLQERDVVFGGEKKLERALRELIARHRPKAAFVYSTCIVGIIGDDMAAVCRKIEAEAGIPVIPVMSEGFKGNKRAGYAAACRAMARLIGQGPTEGISPHSVNLLGDFNLAGETWIIKRYLEQMGVEVVAGVTGDGRVADLMRAHGAALNLVQCSGATMELARMMQRDYGTPFLRVSYLGVDDMAQALYDVADFFGDPLMAARAQELVSRELGALYPQLMELRQDLQGKRAAMYVGGAFKAFSLIKAFRLLGMRVVLAGSQTGTEEDYEELARVSDPGTIIVDDANPLELMNYLLEKDVDVFVGGVKERPIAYKLGIGFCDHNHERKLALEGFEGMLNFAREIHATVMSPVWRFTPRRMALAKEAAA, from the coding sequence ATGGCAAAGGTCGTCTTTGAAGAGCGCAGCGACCAGATATTTGAAAAGGGCGAGGACAGGCCTTTTCGCATCAGTTGCGACAAGCAGAGCCTGGCCGGGGCGGTCAGCCAGCGGGCCTGCGTGTTCTGCGGCTCGCGGGTGGTGCTCTACCCCATCGCCGACGCCCTGCACCTGATCCACGGGCCGGTGGGCTGCGCCGCCTACACCTGGGACATCCGCGGCGCGCTCAGCTCGGGGCCCATGCTGCACCGCCATTCGTTCAGCACCGACCTGCAAGAGCGCGACGTGGTCTTTGGCGGCGAAAAGAAGCTGGAGCGGGCCCTGCGCGAGCTGATCGCCCGCCACCGGCCCAAGGCCGCCTTTGTCTACAGCACCTGCATCGTGGGCATCATCGGCGACGACATGGCCGCCGTCTGCCGCAAGATCGAGGCCGAGGCGGGCATTCCGGTGATCCCGGTGATGAGCGAGGGCTTCAAGGGCAACAAGCGGGCCGGCTACGCCGCGGCCTGTCGGGCCATGGCCCGGCTGATCGGCCAGGGCCCCACCGAGGGCATAAGCCCCCACAGCGTCAACCTGCTGGGCGACTTCAACCTGGCCGGCGAGACCTGGATCATCAAGCGCTATCTGGAGCAGATGGGCGTGGAGGTGGTGGCCGGCGTCACCGGCGACGGCCGGGTGGCCGACCTGATGCGCGCCCACGGCGCGGCGCTGAACCTGGTGCAGTGCTCCGGGGCGACGATGGAGCTGGCCCGCATGATGCAGCGCGACTATGGCACGCCGTTTCTGCGCGTCAGCTACCTGGGCGTCGACGACATGGCCCAGGCCCTCTACGACGTGGCCGACTTTTTCGGCGACCCGCTGATGGCCGCCCGGGCCCAGGAGTTGGTCTCGCGGGAGCTGGGCGCGCTTTATCCCCAGCTCATGGAGCTGCGCCAGGACTTGCAGGGCAAGCGGGCGGCCATGTACGTGGGCGGGGCCTTCAAGGCCTTCAGCCTGATCAAGGCCTTCCGCTTGCTGGGCATGCGGGTGGTCTTGGCCGGCAGCCAGACCGGCACCGAGGAAGACTACGAGGAGCTGGCCAGGGTCAGCGACCCCGGCACGATCATCGTCGATGACGCCAACCCGCTGGAACTGATGAACTATCTGCTCGAAAAGGACGTCGACGTCTTTGTCGGCGGCGTCAAGGAGCGGCCCATCGCTTACAAGCTGGGCATCGGCTTTTGCGACCACAACCACGAGCGCAAGTTGGCCCTGGAGGGCTTCGAGGGCATGCTCAACTTCGCCCGCGAGATCCACGCCACGGTGATGAGCCCGGTCTGGCGCTTCACGCCCCGGCGCATGGCCCTGGCCAAGGAGGCGGCGGCATGA
- a CDS encoding NifB/NifX family molybdenum-iron cluster-binding protein yields MSKTHEPASDFCAAARRSSGRVHLPVAPRAMARIRFSAEKPLPRALTPEQALNWLDYLIEQGQTIKAVNVGGPGDPMATPELTLEVLAMLRAKLPGVSLCLTTLGLGLTALADRLAALDLAHLAMLVDAVDPLVAAKVYAWIRPGVRTIPLAQAADQLIDQQAAAITALKARGLPVIVKTTVYPGVNVEHVELIAATAARLGATELRLFPFSAVDDGSPRPLGQLDPARLEALTQAAAAHLPTMFIDPRACDKALTYDFGQPEAAGHALPRPSESRPYLAVCSSNGFDVDLHLGQAEQYLIYGPKNGPVALLEARPAPAPGGGEARWRQTAQILGDCFAVLAAAAGEAPKRALVEAGLSVLCQEGNIEGMVEALHGGRKKGRGK; encoded by the coding sequence ATGAGCAAGACACACGAACCAGCGAGTGACTTCTGCGCGGCCGCGCGCCGTTCCAGCGGTCGGGTCCACCTGCCGGTGGCGCCCCGGGCGATGGCGCGCATCAGGTTCAGCGCGGAAAAGCCCCTGCCCCGGGCCCTGACCCCGGAACAGGCGTTGAACTGGCTGGATTACCTGATCGAACAGGGCCAGACCATCAAGGCCGTCAACGTCGGCGGGCCTGGCGACCCCATGGCCACGCCGGAATTGACCCTGGAGGTTCTGGCCATGCTGCGGGCCAAGCTGCCCGGCGTGAGCCTCTGCCTGACCACCCTGGGCCTTGGCCTGACGGCCCTGGCCGACAGGCTGGCCGCGCTGGACCTGGCCCACCTGGCCATGCTCGTCGACGCGGTGGACCCGCTGGTGGCGGCCAAGGTCTACGCCTGGATCAGGCCCGGCGTGAGGACCATCCCCCTGGCCCAGGCGGCCGACCAGCTCATCGACCAACAGGCGGCGGCCATCACCGCCCTCAAGGCCAGGGGTCTGCCGGTCATCGTCAAGACCACGGTCTACCCCGGCGTCAACGTGGAGCACGTGGAGCTCATCGCCGCCACGGCCGCCCGGCTGGGCGCGACGGAGCTTAGGCTTTTCCCCTTTTCCGCCGTCGACGACGGCAGCCCCAGGCCGCTGGGCCAACTCGACCCGGCGCGGCTGGAGGCCCTGACCCAGGCGGCGGCGGCCCACCTGCCAACGATGTTCATCGACCCGCGAGCGTGCGACAAGGCCCTGACCTACGACTTCGGCCAGCCCGAGGCGGCGGGCCACGCCCTGCCCCGGCCCAGCGAGTCGCGGCCTTATCTGGCGGTGTGCAGCTCCAACGGCTTCGACGTGGACCTGCATCTGGGCCAGGCCGAGCAATACCTGATCTATGGGCCCAAGAACGGGCCGGTGGCGTTGCTGGAGGCCAGGCCAGCCCCCGCGCCGGGCGGCGGCGAGGCCCGCTGGCGGCAAACGGCCCAGATCCTTGGCGACTGTTTCGCCGTGCTGGCCGCGGCGGCCGGCGAGGCGCCCAAGCGGGCGCTGGTCGAGGCGGGGCTGAGCGTGCTGTGCCAGGAAGGCAACATCGAAGGCATGGTCGAGGCCCTGCACGGCGGCCGGAAAAAGGGGCGCGGCAAATGA
- a CDS encoding YIP1 family protein — translation MNDFEQPQPSSQPPPQPALPWEAPQRWLAGFYPTFWWIARYPSRTFSLPAAGGPLRPALFVAVLALHLELISQALAWALTPGVGLAELPSIIAVGLMNGMVQGVGAAMLATPILSGLAHLALRAVGRARAPYVASYRALAYTAVTSVSVLAVMIVWHLARLAWGAESGDSLVGVVMGGLACSLVWSLYVGGVALDAAHHCGKVTAMAAQVAAALAMILFMFGIFGVGGA, via the coding sequence GTGAACGACTTCGAGCAGCCCCAGCCATCATCCCAGCCACCGCCTCAGCCAGCCCTGCCCTGGGAAGCGCCCCAACGTTGGCTGGCCGGCTTTTACCCCACGTTCTGGTGGATAGCCCGCTATCCCTCGCGCACTTTTTCGTTGCCGGCGGCCGGCGGGCCGCTGCGGCCGGCGCTGTTCGTGGCCGTGCTGGCCCTGCATCTGGAGCTGATCAGCCAGGCCTTGGCCTGGGCCCTGACCCCTGGCGTCGGCCTGGCCGAGCTGCCCAGCATCATCGCCGTGGGCCTGATGAACGGCATGGTCCAGGGCGTGGGCGCGGCCATGCTGGCCACGCCGATCCTCAGCGGCCTGGCCCATCTGGCGCTACGGGCCGTGGGCCGGGCCAGGGCGCCCTACGTGGCCTCCTATCGGGCGCTGGCCTACACCGCGGTGACTTCGGTCTCGGTGCTGGCGGTGATGATCGTCTGGCATCTGGCCCGCCTGGCCTGGGGGGCCGAAAGCGGCGACTCGTTGGTCGGCGTGGTCATGGGCGGGCTGGCCTGCTCGCTGGTCTGGAGCCTCTACGTGGGCGGCGTGGCCCTGGACGCGGCCCACCACTGCGGCAAGGTCACGGCCATGGCCGCCCAGGTCGCCGCGGCGTTGGCCATGATCCTGTTCATGTTCGGCATTTTCGGGGTCGGCGGGGCCTGA
- a CDS encoding radical SAM protein → MNEPLEPNRHPCFDEAAKGAFGRAHLPVAPLCNIKCNYCDRRYDCVNESRPGVSSAVLQPHQAQAYMERALQAEPRLSVAGIAGPGDPLANAEATLETILRIKRARPELLLCLATNGLALPAHAATLIKAGLSHLTLTVNAVDPAIGQNIYAWVRDGKVVYRGLAGAELLLARQEEGLALLKDSGVKVKINTIVIPGVNDGHVERVARWAAARGAHLMNLMPLFPNQGTAFGHIPEPPRPLMERLRAVCEIHLPQMRHCTRCRADAVGLLGQDQSPRLAGCLSQCAKLAPPADAARPFVAVASREGVLVNLHLGQAERFQIWGPTADGFELLDTRQAPPAGGGEARWRQVAELLADCRAVLCSGVGQTPRTVLAESGLAAVEMQGFILEGLKRLYAGEDLSALRLRRSGGGCAGGGKGRGGGDGLGCM, encoded by the coding sequence ATGAACGAACCGCTTGAGCCCAACCGTCATCCTTGCTTTGACGAGGCGGCCAAGGGCGCCTTTGGCCGGGCGCACCTGCCGGTGGCCCCGTTGTGCAACATCAAGTGCAACTATTGCGACCGCCGCTATGACTGCGTCAACGAAAGCCGACCCGGCGTCAGCAGCGCCGTGCTCCAGCCCCACCAGGCCCAGGCCTACATGGAGCGGGCCCTCCAGGCCGAGCCCCGCCTGAGCGTGGCCGGCATCGCCGGCCCCGGCGACCCCCTGGCCAACGCCGAGGCCACCCTGGAGACCATCCTGCGCATCAAGCGCGCCCGGCCCGAGCTGCTATTGTGCCTGGCCACCAACGGCCTGGCCCTGCCCGCCCACGCGGCCACGCTGATCAAGGCCGGCCTGAGCCACCTGACGCTGACGGTCAACGCCGTCGATCCGGCCATCGGCCAGAACATCTACGCCTGGGTCCGCGACGGCAAGGTGGTTTATCGCGGCCTGGCCGGGGCCGAGCTGCTGCTGGCCCGCCAGGAGGAAGGCCTGGCCCTGCTCAAGGACTCCGGCGTCAAGGTCAAGATCAACACCATCGTCATCCCCGGCGTCAACGATGGCCACGTGGAGCGGGTCGCGCGCTGGGCCGCGGCGCGGGGGGCCCATCTGATGAACCTGATGCCGCTGTTTCCCAACCAGGGCACGGCCTTTGGCCATATCCCCGAGCCGCCCCGGCCGCTGATGGAGCGCCTGCGCGCCGTTTGCGAGATTCATCTGCCCCAGATGCGCCACTGCACGCGCTGTCGGGCCGACGCGGTGGGCCTGCTGGGCCAGGATCAGTCGCCGCGCCTGGCCGGCTGCCTGAGCCAGTGCGCCAAGCTGGCCCCGCCGGCCGACGCGGCCCGGCCCTTCGTGGCCGTGGCCAGCCGCGAGGGCGTGTTGGTCAATCTGCACCTGGGCCAGGCCGAGCGCTTCCAGATCTGGGGCCCCACGGCCGATGGCTTCGAGTTGTTGGACACGCGCCAGGCCCCGCCGGCTGGCGGCGGCGAAGCCCGCTGGCGGCAGGTGGCCGAGTTGTTGGCCGATTGCCGGGCGGTGTTGTGCAGCGGCGTGGGCCAGACCCCGCGGACGGTGCTGGCCGAAAGCGGCCTGGCGGCCGTCGAGATGCAGGGGTTTATCCTGGAGGGCCTGAAGCGGCTCTACGCCGGCGAGGATCTCAGCGCCCTGCGCCTGCGGCGTAGCGGCGGCGGCTGCGCCGGCGGCGGCAAGGGCCGGGGCGGCGGCGATGGCCTGGGCTGCATGTAA